From Candidatus Manganitrophus noduliformans, one genomic window encodes:
- a CDS encoding ABC transporter permease, translating to MNIMLVSVAERTAEIGLPGGGGDPKGYSSPVSDRISAWREGRWGFFWGPAGDGAAGFLPGTLLPARLRCPFFFSVGVGLIFGLYPTLKAARLDPAEALRKG from the coding sequence ATGAATATCATGCTGGTCTCTGTGGCCGAGCGGACCGCCGAGATTGGCCTGCCGGGCGGTGGGGGCGACCCGAAAGGATATTCTTCACCAGTTTCTGACAGAATCTCAGCCTGGCGGGAGGGACGCTGGGGATTCTTCTGGGGGCCGGCGGGGGATGGCGCGGCTGGTTTCCTTCCGGGCACTCTTCTTCCTGCTCGCCTTCGTTGTCCCTTTTTCTTTTCGGTAGGGGTGGGGCTGATCTTCGGTCTCTATCCGACCCTGAAGGCGGCGCGGCTCGACCCGGCGGAGGCATTAAGAAAGGGGTAA
- a CDS encoding ABC transporter permease: MAGECRDPHARRCRVRGEDPGVAAAVPEVFSRVQIKYRNRNSDSRVFGVTPAYLDLLRYRMAAGSRFIEGNLKARRMVALLGAKAAEALFRGENPMGKFIKVRGRTFWSWGSWKRGASGWSCWRQVIGS, from the coding sequence CTGGCTGGGGAATGTCGAGACCCTCACGCTCGAAGATGCAGAGTCCGTGGGGAAGATCCGGGGGTGGCCGCCGCCGTTCCGGAAGTTTTCTCCCGCGTCCAGATCAAATACCGGAATCGGAACAGCGACAGCCGGGTCTTCGGGGTAACGCCGGCATATCTTGATCTGCTGCGTTACCGGATGGCCGCAGGGAGCCGTTTTATCGAGGGCAATCTCAAAGCCCGGCGGATGGTAGCGCTGCTGGGGGCGAAGGCAGCCGAAGCCCTCTTCCGGGGAGAAAATCCGATGGGAAAATTCATCAAAGTCAGGGGAAGAACTTTCTGGTCCTGGGGATCCTGGAAGCGCGGGGCAAGCGGGTGGAGCTGCTGGAGGCAGGTGATCGGATCATGA
- a CDS encoding methyltransferase family protein has product MDRVTDSLAFNRRGIIGLLLLLPISAVLSFSKPLIVEDSFLDLAMDGLAWILFYIYVTFRLWATLYVGGRKNIELQTEGPYSITRNPLYLGSLCFALSMACFLKSVSLLLTILLIWIFYSKGVINAEEEYLARKFPEIFNRYRQETPRLLPIPSRYRNGSSIKVDLNALKFEAKRLWAAGLLPISAELLMHLRMAPWWPHWFWLP; this is encoded by the coding sequence ATGGATAGAGTAACTGATTCTTTGGCTTTCAACCGTAGAGGGATCATCGGTCTCCTATTGTTATTGCCCATCAGCGCAGTGCTCTCTTTTAGCAAGCCGTTGATCGTAGAAGACAGCTTCCTCGATCTTGCTATGGACGGCCTTGCATGGATTTTATTTTATATCTATGTCACCTTTCGTTTATGGGCAACCCTCTATGTAGGCGGGAGAAAAAATATAGAACTCCAGACCGAAGGGCCGTATTCCATCACCCGAAATCCCCTATATCTTGGGAGTCTTTGTTTTGCACTCTCGATGGCATGTTTTTTAAAGAGCGTCTCTTTATTACTGACGATCTTACTTATCTGGATCTTCTATTCCAAAGGGGTGATCAACGCGGAGGAGGAATATCTCGCCAGGAAATTCCCGGAGATTTTTAACCGATATCGTCAAGAGACACCGCGTCTACTTCCAATCCCCTCTCGCTATCGTAATGGGTCTTCAATCAAGGTGGACTTGAACGCACTCAAGTTCGAGGCAAAACGGTTGTGGGCTGCGGGATTGCTCCCTATAAGCGCGGAGTTGCTCATGCATTTGAGAATGGCCCCATGGTGGCCGCACTGGTTTTGGCTTCCTTAG
- a CDS encoding MotA/TolQ/ExbB proton channel family protein, which produces MVDLYLKGGALMHPILLASVVALATAIERGWFFWQIRGEAQGAFEALSERLRSQDREGAMRMAEKIVGPVGLVLKEGLKHRDEGAEVVQEAMAIRGEALLQTIRRGIPLLALIASISTMLGLLGTVVGLVEAFQRVAEMEARVSPALLASGIWAALITTVGGLFVAIPTFIVHHYFQRKVSHLAFQIEHYGSELLLLMKREARRAPAAEWAMGESQCSD; this is translated from the coding sequence ATGGTCGATCTATACCTGAAAGGGGGAGCGCTCATGCACCCGATCCTGCTGGCCTCGGTGGTGGCCCTGGCCACTGCAATCGAGCGGGGGTGGTTCTTCTGGCAGATCCGGGGAGAAGCACAGGGGGCCTTCGAGGCGCTTTCTGAGCGGTTGCGGTCCCAGGACCGGGAGGGGGCGATGCGGATGGCGGAGAAGATCGTCGGGCCGGTCGGCCTCGTTCTGAAAGAGGGTTTAAAGCACCGGGACGAGGGGGCGGAAGTTGTCCAGGAGGCGATGGCGATCCGGGGAGAGGCGCTCCTCCAAACCATCCGGCGGGGAATCCCGCTCCTGGCTCTGATTGCTTCCATTTCCACGATGCTCGGGCTTTTGGGGACGGTCGTCGGCCTGGTCGAAGCCTTTCAGCGGGTGGCCGAGATGGAAGCGCGGGTCTCGCCGGCGCTATTGGCTTCGGGCATCTGGGCTGCCCTGATCACGACGGTGGGGGGGCTCTTCGTCGCGATCCCCACCTTCATCGTTCATCATTACTTTCAGAGGAAAGTTTCTCACCTCGCCTTCCAGATCGAACATTACGGAAGCGAGCTGCTGCTGTTGATGAAGAGAGAGGCGCGGCGCGCCCCGGCGGCCGAGTGGGCGATGGGGGAGTCGCAATGCTCCGACTGA
- a CDS encoding TolC family protein, translating into MSRSAILCVLILSFARPEFLSAQMSDRSYTLEEVLTIAEARNPSVALFQANFESARGGLRSAQSYPNPEWETSLGKGKALEADARYESEYSLGISQILEWPGKRLYRKKAAEAELAVAGEDLQDFRLELISQVKEAFFGVLFSERIAQVLAENERTAEEMVRSTQMRVESGEASALELIKAQVEFLRITKDRRRSESHVILAKATLNAVLGGALKEGYRVKGEFARSDKRYDLAALIESAQGRHPLIQRQRKAVEAADDALSRERQARVPDLILRGSVTEEIDKRSFAIGLAIPFPLFYQRQGEISQAQGRRAQAVAELERARLNLTKRITEAYQEYRMAQAQLELLEQGLLRAADEALKIARLSYAEGESDLLNLLDSQRAQRSVVVEYQQAQFELQVALARLERAAGGLP; encoded by the coding sequence ATGAGCCGATCGGCGATTCTCTGTGTGCTGATTCTGTCCTTTGCCCGACCCGAATTTCTGTCAGCCCAGATGAGTGACAGGTCTTATACCCTGGAGGAAGTTCTCACAATCGCCGAAGCGAGGAACCCCTCGGTCGCCCTCTTTCAGGCTAACTTCGAATCCGCCCGGGGGGGGCTGCGCTCGGCGCAATCCTATCCAAATCCAGAATGGGAAACCTCCCTTGGAAAGGGGAAAGCTTTGGAAGCAGACGCTCGTTATGAGAGCGAGTACAGCCTGGGCATCAGCCAAATCTTGGAGTGGCCGGGCAAGCGGCTCTATCGGAAAAAAGCTGCGGAAGCCGAACTCGCCGTAGCGGGAGAGGATCTGCAAGATTTTCGGCTGGAACTCATCTCCCAGGTGAAAGAGGCCTTTTTCGGCGTGCTATTCTCCGAGCGCATCGCGCAGGTCTTGGCAGAAAACGAGCGGACGGCTGAGGAGATGGTCCGATCGACCCAGATGCGGGTTGAATCGGGGGAGGCTTCGGCGCTTGAACTAATTAAGGCACAAGTCGAATTCCTAAGGATTACCAAGGATCGCAGGAGGTCTGAGAGTCACGTCATCTTGGCCAAGGCCACGCTCAATGCTGTTTTAGGAGGGGCTTTGAAAGAAGGCTACAGGGTCAAAGGGGAGTTCGCGAGGTCGGACAAGCGATATGACCTAGCGGCGCTCATTGAAAGTGCGCAGGGCCGGCACCCTCTCATTCAGCGGCAGCGCAAAGCTGTGGAGGCGGCAGATGATGCGCTCTCGCGAGAGAGACAAGCTCGCGTTCCGGACCTGATCCTGAGGGGCTCTGTCACGGAGGAGATTGATAAGCGATCTTTTGCGATCGGTCTGGCAATCCCCTTTCCGCTGTTCTACCAGCGCCAGGGCGAAATCTCGCAAGCACAGGGCCGGAGAGCACAAGCGGTCGCCGAACTGGAGCGAGCTCGCCTGAATCTGACGAAGCGCATCACCGAGGCGTATCAAGAGTACCGGATGGCTCAGGCCCAGCTCGAGCTTTTGGAACAGGGGCTGCTCAGAGCGGCCGACGAAGCGCTGAAGATTGCCCGGCTCAGTTATGCGGAGGGAGAATCGGACCTGCTCAATCTGCTCGACAGCCAGCGGGCACAGCGATCGGTAGTCGTGGAATACCAGCAAGCGCAGTTCGAGCTTCAGGTAGCGCTCGCCCGGCTAGAGCGAGCGGCGGGAGGGCTGCCGTGA
- a CDS encoding TonB family protein, producing the protein MRRVGSWALSLILHALLFGLPSPERPPVAPGKEVKKIPLLLLPAEGPAASPAGPPTPPAAGKVTEPALSPPAQKPAPAQKKRASHRPPTPPRPEAAPAPLDVEPEISSLLEATVPPRPEEAAPERLIPPDKEDSGTTPPPFAEIEAPEREASLSSNQPSTEKEEHPFSVEGAEETGGRSEMASSTGGQPKAAGAGDGPLASQGGAEWEGYLAGLRERIEAARAYPERARRMGQEGRVTVRLVVGADGKLLEVEIAEASSSSLLNRAAIQTIRSLSPLPPLPPELGGRLEVTVPIAYHLDRSARR; encoded by the coding sequence GTGAGAAGGGTCGGAAGCTGGGCGCTCTCGCTGATTCTCCATGCCCTGCTCTTCGGCCTCCCCTCGCCGGAGAGGCCGCCTGTCGCGCCGGGTAAAGAGGTCAAAAAAATTCCGCTGCTTCTCCTTCCCGCAGAAGGGCCGGCGGCGTCGCCTGCGGGGCCACCCACCCCTCCGGCAGCCGGGAAGGTTACTGAACCAGCGCTCTCTCCGCCTGCACAGAAACCGGCTCCGGCGCAAAAAAAGCGCGCTTCGCATCGGCCGCCAACCCCTCCTAGGCCGGAAGCAGCCCCTGCGCCCCTGGACGTTGAGCCGGAGATCTCCTCTCTTTTGGAGGCGACTGTTCCGCCCCGCCCGGAGGAAGCCGCGCCGGAGCGCCTCATCCCTCCCGACAAGGAGGACTCCGGGACAACTCCGCCCCCCTTTGCAGAGATAGAGGCGCCGGAAAGAGAAGCGAGCCTCTCTTCCAATCAGCCTTCGACAGAAAAAGAGGAGCATCCTTTTTCTGTCGAAGGGGCGGAAGAGACCGGAGGGAGATCGGAGATGGCCTCCTCCACCGGCGGGCAACCCAAAGCCGCCGGGGCGGGAGACGGCCCTTTGGCCTCCCAAGGAGGGGCAGAGTGGGAAGGCTATCTGGCCGGCCTGCGGGAGCGGATCGAGGCGGCCCGCGCCTATCCGGAGCGGGCGCGCCGGATGGGCCAGGAGGGAAGGGTGACGGTCCGTCTAGTTGTCGGGGCCGACGGAAAGCTCTTAGAGGTGGAGATTGCCGAGGCCTCTTCTTCTTCCCTTCTCAACCGGGCGGCGATACAAACCATCCGCTCCCTCTCCCCCCTCCCGCCGCTTCCCCCCGAACTGGGAGGCCGTCTGGAGGTGACGGTGCCGATCGCCTATCATCTGGATCGGTCCGCAAGGAGGTAA
- a CDS encoding TonB-dependent receptor plug domain-containing protein, with product MKNGSGHQTVTLAKSEFSVIERCRCEGYHVSLRKIMLHFNREEYVSLADLFREETSFPSRRRRSADAVWSAGGCLGHRRGSLRCGGPGAIRGERYRRLGPRLEMEEVVVTETRTEKKLLEAPVKTEVVTREEIERTQCLGSQGGAGDVPGLILREIHGKQGQAVWMQGFDADRVLILLNDERLTATTGSSVDLTPDRRRRH from the coding sequence ATGAAAAACGGATCGGGTCATCAGACGGTAACCCTGGCCAAATCGGAATTCAGTGTGATCGAGCGCTGCAGGTGCGAAGGCTATCATGTCAGTCTTAGGAAGATCATGCTCCATTTCAACAGGGAGGAGTATGTTTCCCTGGCCGATCTTTTCCGGGAGGAAACCTCTTTCCCTTCCAGAAGGAGAAGGAGCGCTGATGCGGTGTGGTCTGCTGGTGGTTGTCTAGGTCATCGTCGTGGGAGTCTCCGTTGCGGCGGCCCGGGAGCAATCAGAGGGGAGAGATACCGGCGGCTCGGTCCCAGGCTGGAAATGGAAGAGGTGGTCGTCACCGAGACCCGGACGGAGAAAAAGCTGCTGGAGGCGCCGGTGAAGACGGAGGTCGTCACCCGGGAAGAGATCGAGCGGACCCAATGCCTGGGATCTCAAGGAGGCGCTGGAGATGTCCCGGGGCTGATCCTGCGCGAGATCCACGGCAAGCAGGGGCAGGCGGTCTGGATGCAGGGGTTCGACGCCGACCGGGTCCTTATCCTGCTCAATGACGAGCGGCTGACCGCCACCACTGGATCGTCCGTCGACCTCACCCCAGATCGGCGCCGCCGACATTGA
- a CDS encoding ExbD/TolR family protein, with translation MLRLKSSRTDAGSTPFIDMTPMIDMVFQLLIFFLLTSIFAAQPALDLTLPSAEHAKEEAREESVHLFIQKEGTIFIDEEEISLEGLGAALQAKVEADRKRPILLSADREAPFQRFVDVLDVVRHHNHSNLTVLTRPKGESP, from the coding sequence ATGCTCCGACTGAAGTCGTCCCGGACCGATGCCGGCTCCACCCCTTTCATCGACATGACCCCCATGATCGACATGGTCTTTCAGCTTCTGATCTTCTTCCTTCTCACCTCGATTTTCGCGGCGCAGCCGGCGCTCGACCTCACCCTTCCCTCCGCCGAGCATGCGAAGGAGGAGGCTCGGGAAGAGAGCGTTCATCTTTTCATCCAAAAAGAGGGGACGATCTTTATCGACGAAGAAGAGATTTCCCTGGAGGGGCTCGGCGCGGCCTTGCAGGCGAAGGTCGAAGCAGACCGAAAGAGGCCGATTCTCCTCTCTGCAGACCGCGAGGCCCCGTTTCAGCGCTTTGTCGATGTCCTCGATGTCGTTCGGCACCATAACCACTCAAACCTGACGGTTCTGACCCGGCCGAAAGGCGAGTCGCCGTGA
- a CDS encoding helix-turn-helix domain-containing protein: MRNRMREAETRGRSKEGRFDQSAEEKALKLVSEQLRRLRSRRGLTQSEMEEIGVSYKYYQRIEAGKANITVKTLVRVMTALGFEFFGFCSRQKLKRKKDAGGNKDEGRRRDSEGEGGN; this comes from the coding sequence TTGCGGAATCGAATGCGGGAAGCAGAGACGCGGGGGAGATCGAAGGAAGGGCGGTTTGATCAGTCTGCGGAAGAGAAGGCTCTGAAGCTGGTGAGTGAGCAGCTCCGGCGGCTGCGCTCGCGGCGGGGGCTGACCCAGTCGGAGATGGAGGAGATCGGAGTCAGCTATAAGTATTACCAGCGGATCGAGGCCGGGAAGGCGAACATCACGGTCAAGACGCTGGTGCGGGTCATGACGGCGCTGGGGTTTGAATTCTTCGGTTTTTGCAGCCGGCAGAAACTGAAGAGAAAAAAGGATGCAGGAGGAAATAAAGATGAAGGACGTCGTCGGGATTCTGAAGGGGAGGGAGGGAACTGA
- a CDS encoding sigma factor-like helix-turn-helix DNA-binding protein, producing MFDRVSGGFVLDETGASLFSEVAKMVRDEIDLLEVSSRCRVNPTTLRKILEARPVSHYTEKKIRTALGLTALSQAEISNRPSTVERLRELHRIYREKKSLAAVGRTMGLSRERVRQLLVRGAKIGLFEYPFPRPSVPSRRKILDDYKKCLRLDAAAEVNRLSLESLRRLCRSYRITREELAKIRSDRQQMACVDLYILLAQEVGHHPTATELLRLKAGRSLQWQIRKGWGSLRNFRKALGITPPLPRRRKQEMRTRWKKA from the coding sequence ATGTTCGATCGAGTATCTGGAGGATTTGTCCTGGATGAAACCGGTGCCTCGCTCTTTTCCGAGGTCGCCAAAATGGTGCGGGACGAGATCGACCTGCTGGAGGTCTCCTCGCGCTGCCGGGTGAACCCGACGACGCTGCGAAAGATCTTGGAGGCGCGCCCGGTTTCTCATTATACTGAGAAGAAGATCCGGACCGCTTTAGGGTTGACGGCGCTTTCCCAGGCGGAGATTTCCAACCGCCCTTCCACGGTGGAGCGATTGCGTGAGCTCCACCGAATCTATCGAGAGAAGAAGTCGCTGGCGGCCGTCGGTCGGACGATGGGGCTGAGTCGGGAGCGGGTCCGGCAATTGTTGGTCAGGGGGGCGAAGATCGGATTGTTTGAGTATCCATTCCCTCGCCCTTCTGTTCCGTCCAGGAGGAAGATCCTCGACGACTACAAAAAATGTCTAAGGTTGGATGCCGCGGCGGAAGTGAACCGACTCTCCTTGGAATCTCTGCGTCGGCTGTGCCGCTCATACCGGATCACACGGGAGGAACTTGCCAAGATCCGGAGCGACCGGCAGCAGATGGCGTGTGTCGATCTTTATATTCTCCTGGCTCAGGAAGTGGGCCATCATCCTACAGCAACGGAGCTCTTGCGTCTGAAAGCGGGGCGCTCCCTCCAGTGGCAGATCCGAAAGGGATGGGGCTCTCTTCGGAATTTTCGAAAGGCGCTGGGAATTACGCCACCGCTCCCGCGCAGGAGAAAACAGGAGATGAGAACGCGCTGGAAAAAGGCTTGA
- a CDS encoding cupredoxin domain-containing protein, translating to MNFLRRFLISPSLPPVPIAAALFCFALAWAGCRRQDNTTSASSPAEKVSVALKEWSVMPDRATLAAGGRVLFKAKNTGTVAHELVILKTDRPANALTVKEGMVREEAAGKVVGEVEEFAPGLEKEMTLDLSAGAYVLFCNVLEGGQAEGHYQKGMRAAFMVGPVSKR from the coding sequence ATGAATTTTCTGAGGCGTTTTCTGATTTCACCCTCTCTCCCGCCGGTACCGATCGCGGCGGCCCTTTTTTGCTTCGCCCTGGCGTGGGCCGGTTGCCGCCGTCAGGACAATACGACCTCTGCCAGCAGTCCGGCCGAGAAGGTTTCTGTGGCACTGAAAGAATGGAGCGTGATGCCGGACAGGGCGACCCTCGCCGCCGGCGGCAGGGTCCTATTCAAGGCGAAGAATACCGGCACGGTCGCCCATGAGCTGGTGATCCTCAAGACCGACCGCCCCGCCAACGCCCTCACGGTGAAGGAAGGAATGGTAAGAGAAGAGGCGGCGGGGAAAGTGGTCGGGGAGGTCGAGGAGTTTGCCCCGGGCCTGGAGAAGGAGATGACCCTTGATCTTTCGGCCGGCGCCTATGTTCTCTTCTGCAATGTTCTGGAGGGTGGCCAGGCCGAGGGCCACTACCAGAAGGGGATGCGGGCCGCCTTCATGGTGGGGCCGGTCTCCAAGCGGTGA
- a CDS encoding ferritin-like domain-containing protein, translated as MNRQAVIDLLNRAVSLEYASAIMYQQHSLLVQGVHREVHSSLFRKMSESSFRHAREIGEYIVALGAVPTVEPATIRQSADLNEMLRLGLEVETTALETYKEGVSLVSDDIPLRVMLEHLAQDEYLHLTEIEKMLGMKALQIPASAREVRSKQAG; from the coding sequence ATGAACAGACAAGCCGTCATCGATCTTCTCAACAGAGCCGTCAGTTTGGAATATGCCTCCGCGATCATGTATCAACAGCATTCCCTGCTGGTCCAAGGTGTCCACCGGGAAGTGCATTCAAGCCTCTTCAGAAAGATGAGCGAATCCTCCTTCCGGCATGCCCGGGAGATCGGGGAGTATATCGTCGCGCTCGGTGCCGTCCCCACGGTGGAGCCGGCGACGATCCGGCAGTCGGCCGACCTCAACGAGATGCTCCGCCTCGGCCTGGAGGTGGAGACGACCGCCCTTGAGACCTACAAAGAGGGCGTTTCTCTCGTCTCTGACGACATTCCCCTGCGCGTCATGCTGGAACATTTGGCCCAGGACGAATACCTTCATCTGACTGAGATCGAGAAGATGCTCGGCATGAAGGCCCTCCAGATCCCCGCCTCCGCCCGAGAGGTCAGATCAAAACAGGCGGGGTAG
- a CDS encoding TonB-dependent receptor plug domain-containing protein, with the protein MGGVINVITREPKESFSFTLEMDAGNYGSKNLGDAELGGRLGAAHTLADLSLKRPRWNPKLTSDLRRSEGFDLDKLNRRSIQTDGDEGLRWNLDPLFALTPPGGGKILLSPRYYKEDKEHLFSTNVPGLGQSPGKFAEEVGKWHITLGGKMPLEEGSRLSGTVAYEQLLDISSSSQDIPCLPQLDQKRTAVIELSKGEVQWHIPMRERHLFMAGAVAGRETLTQEQVSNEASGVIKVQEMTPGAGRRNYEAYLQDDIFLASRLELLPGIRYQVDSDFGLFVAPRINLMAKAASSVNLRLGYGKRYRVPNLRERFSSLTTAPSVIRCSEIPISRRSLPAASRPGLRHENVATGLQIFEFRNVNLAVTQGGGGVGLSLLPAPIYLQSRLYLPLGERHRPRQMAPPASPAPDQGGPRYREAAS; encoded by the coding sequence ATGGGAGGGGTGATTAACGTCATCACGCGGGAGCCGAAAGAGTCTTTTTCCTTCACCTTGGAGATGGATGCCGGAAACTACGGGAGTAAAAACCTTGGTGACGCGGAGCTGGGCGGGCGACTGGGGGCGGCCCATACCCTGGCCGATCTTTCACTGAAGCGTCCACGCTGGAATCCCAAGCTGACCTCCGACCTGAGGCGGTCCGAAGGCTTCGACTTAGACAAGTTAAACAGGAGGTCGATCCAGACCGACGGGGATGAGGGCCTGCGGTGGAATCTCGACCCCCTATTCGCCCTGACGCCGCCCGGCGGGGGGAAGATTCTCCTCTCCCCCCGCTACTACAAAGAGGACAAAGAGCACCTCTTCTCCACCAACGTCCCCGGCCTGGGGCAAAGCCCCGGGAAGTTTGCCGAAGAGGTCGGCAAATGGCACATCACCCTCGGCGGGAAAATGCCGTTAGAGGAGGGATCGCGTCTCTCCGGAACCGTTGCCTATGAGCAGCTTTTGGATATCAGCTCCAGCTCCCAGGATATCCCTTGCCTCCCCCAACTCGATCAGAAGAGGACTGCGGTGATTGAACTCTCAAAGGGGGAGGTCCAGTGGCACATTCCAATGAGGGAGCGCCATCTCTTCATGGCAGGGGCGGTCGCGGGCCGGGAGACCTTGACGCAGGAGCAGGTCAGCAACGAAGCCTCCGGGGTTATTAAGGTTCAGGAGATGACCCCCGGCGCTGGGCGGCGGAACTACGAAGCGTATCTTCAAGACGACATCTTCCTGGCTTCCCGGCTTGAACTTCTCCCCGGAATCCGCTATCAGGTTGACAGCGACTTCGGCCTCTTCGTCGCCCCTAGGATCAACCTGATGGCCAAGGCCGCTTCCAGTGTTAATCTCCGTTTGGGATATGGAAAGAGATACCGTGTTCCCAATTTAAGAGAGCGTTTTTCTTCTTTGACCACAGCGCCCTCGGTTATCAGGTGCTCGGAAATCCCGATCTCACGCCGGAGTCTTCCGGCAGCTTCCAGGCCGGGATTGAGACATGAGAACGTGGCGACCGGCCTTCAGATCTTTGAGTTCCGGAATGTCAACCTGGCGGTCACCCAGGGTGGCGGAGGTGTCGGCCTCTCTCTCCTTCCTGCGCCTATATACCTTCAAAGCCGGCTATACCTACCTCTGGGCGAAAGACACCGACCTCGACAAATGGCTCCCCCAGCGTCCCCGGCACCAGATCAAGGGGGGCCTCGATATCGCGAAGCCGCGTCATGA